The following coding sequences lie in one Pan paniscus chromosome X, NHGRI_mPanPan1-v2.0_pri, whole genome shotgun sequence genomic window:
- the LOC100989066 gene encoding small ribosomal subunit protein uS2-like: MSGALDVLQMKEEDVLKFLAAGTHLGGTNLDFQMEQYIYKRKSDGIYIINLKRTWEKFLLAARAVVAIENPADVSVISSGNTGQRAVLKFAAATGATPIAGHFTPGTFTNQIQAAFREPRLLVVTDPRADHQPLTEASYVNLPTIALCNTDSPLRYVDIAIPCNNKGAHSVGLMWWMLAQEVLRMRGTISREHPWEVMPDLYFYRDPEEIEKEEQAAAEKAVTKEEFQGEWTAPAPEFTATQPEVADLSEGVQVPSVPIQQFPTDDWSAQLATENWSAAPTAQATEWVGATTDWP; encoded by the coding sequence ATGTCCGGAGCCCTTGATGTCCTGCAAATGAAGGAGGAGGATGTCCTTAAGTTCCTTGCAGCAGGAACCCACTTAGGCGGCACCAATCTTGACTTCCAGATGGAACAGTACATCTATAAAAGGAAAAGTGATGGCATCTATATCATAAATCTGAAGAGGACCTGGGAAAAGTTTCTGCTGGCAGCTCGTGCTGTTGTTGCCATTGAAAACCCTGCTGATGTCAGTGTTATATCCTCCGGGAATACTGGCCAGAGGGCTGTGCTGAAGTTTGCTGCTGCCACTGGAGCCACTCCAATTGCTGGCCACTTCACTCCTGGAACCTTCACTAACCAGATCCAGGCAGCCTTCCGGGAGCCACGGCTTCTTGTGGTTACTGACCCCAGGGCTGACCACCAGCCTCTCACGGAGGCATCTTATGTTAACCTACCTACCATTGCGCTGTGTAACACAGATTCTCCTCTGCGCTATGTGGACATTGCCATCCCATGCAACAACAAGGGAGCTCACTCAGTGGGTTTGATGTGGTGGATGCTGGCTCAGGAAGTTCTGCGCATGCGTGGCACCATTTCCCGTGAACACCCATGGGAGGTCATGCCTGATCTCTACTTCTACAGAGATCCTGAAGagattgaaaaagaagagcaggcTGCTGCTGAAAAGGCAGTAACCAAGGAGGAATTTCAGGGTGAATGGACTGCTCCAGCTCCTGAGTTCACTGCCACTCAGCCTGAGGTTGCAGACTTGTCTGAAGGTGTACAGGTGCCCTCTGTGCCTATTCAGCAGTTCCCTACTGACGACTGGAGTGCTCAGCTTGCCACAGAAaactggtctgcagctcccactgCTCAGGCCACTGAATGGGTAGGAGCAACCACTGACTGGCCTTAA